A genomic window from Chitinophaga pollutisoli includes:
- a CDS encoding DUF5000 domain-containing lipoprotein — MKKIWLFPFLLLLLQACKEDELVGQYPVDDVPPGPVTGMTVENVPGGSIIRYKIPADNDLLYIKATYQRNGKTVEQKASVYDTRLVLEGLGKSQTQSVTLVAYDRSENASSPASVDVTPLNAPIYGILESLVMQADFGGVRLDWVNGNAADIVVTVITKEARYGVEEYVEAANFYSKTKAGVGTVRGYADVDREFGVYIHDRWGNVTDTVFGVYKPFYEEALDKGLFRRWNPPGIPYSAYTTPNWYIENLWNNRIDAQPSGGTGFANFGLQFTFDMGQMAKISRFKINQRPETNLLYNYAHPKKFELWGSPHPNVNADFAGWIYLGTFESIKPSNLPLGQLNDEDIQYAHINGEEWNMPLDSKPVRYIRFVCQETWAQANDVQMMELSMWGDTNY; from the coding sequence ATGAAGAAAATATGGCTATTTCCGTTTCTACTGCTCCTCCTGCAGGCCTGCAAGGAAGACGAACTGGTGGGGCAATATCCCGTCGACGACGTTCCGCCGGGCCCGGTCACGGGCATGACAGTGGAAAATGTGCCCGGAGGGTCCATCATCCGGTATAAAATCCCGGCGGACAATGATCTCCTGTATATCAAAGCCACTTACCAACGCAATGGCAAAACCGTGGAGCAGAAAGCCTCCGTGTATGATACACGGCTGGTGCTGGAAGGCCTCGGGAAGTCGCAGACGCAGTCCGTGACGCTCGTCGCTTACGACCGCAGCGAGAACGCTTCTTCGCCGGCTTCGGTAGACGTTACGCCGCTGAACGCACCGATCTACGGTATACTCGAATCCCTGGTGATGCAGGCTGATTTCGGTGGGGTGCGGCTCGATTGGGTGAACGGCAACGCGGCGGATATCGTGGTGACGGTGATTACGAAGGAAGCCCGGTACGGGGTAGAGGAATATGTGGAAGCCGCGAATTTTTATTCCAAAACAAAAGCCGGCGTGGGTACGGTGCGTGGTTATGCAGATGTGGACCGGGAATTCGGGGTGTACATCCACGACCGCTGGGGCAATGTAACCGACACGGTGTTTGGGGTGTATAAACCGTTTTATGAAGAAGCGCTGGACAAGGGGCTCTTCCGGCGCTGGAACCCGCCCGGCATCCCTTACTCCGCCTATACGACACCGAACTGGTACATCGAAAACCTCTGGAACAACCGGATCGATGCGCAACCGAGCGGCGGAACGGGCTTTGCCAACTTCGGCCTGCAGTTTACGTTCGATATGGGGCAGATGGCCAAGATCAGCCGCTTTAAAATTAACCAGCGGCCGGAAACCAATCTCCTGTACAACTATGCCCATCCGAAGAAATTCGAACTCTGGGGCTCGCCACATCCCAACGTGAACGCCGATTTTGCGGGATGGATCTATCTGGGGACCTTCGAATCCATCAAACCCTCCAATCTGCCGCTCGGCCAACTCAACGACGAAGACATTCAGTACGCCCACATCAACGGCGAAGAATGGAACATGCCGCTGGATTCCAAACCCGTGCGCTACATCCGTTTCGTTTGCCAGGAAACCTGGGCGCAGGCCAACGATGTGCAGATGATGGAACTGTCGATGTG
- a CDS encoding RagB/SusD family nutrient uptake outer membrane protein translates to MKKTLLATVSALLLCTSCNKYLDVIPDNVATLDHAFRDRVGTQRFLATCYSKIPRVGTLNEIGFMGGDDLWFHPDIDNKIQYAYSLALEGNNNQRPYFSNWHGIEAGLALWQAIRDCNTFLANAHKARDLDGFELKQWLAEVKTLKAFYHFYLMKQYGPIPVMRDNLPISAAPEEVLVYRQPVDDVVNYIVQLLDEAAPDLPLEVANEVTEEGRITRPAALAIKAQVLVTAASPLFNGNPDYTGMTDDRGVKLFSATFDPAKWLRAAEACKNAIDTCHEAGIQLYEFNNPSLQISDSTKLVLLPGQIVTDKYNRERIWSLSSFVSSQLELATIPRLHGDHENVVFQRLVPTLKIAEMFYSSNGVPINEDPHYKYNERYELAVTPQDHQYYMQPGFVTANLHLNREPRFYGSIAVDGGWWFGLGRLDDKQQWPLNFRLGSMTGGRIGTARYSVTTFYIKKLCNYYSTYNGKTFVGKRFDFPLIRLADLYLMYAEALNETLAAPSQDVFYYIDLVRRRAGLQGVAESWTQHSIFPGKFQNKDGMREIIHQERNIELAFEGHRFWDLRRWKKAISSYNQPIMGWNTEGVTAQDFYQPVTWNRKPYGLRDILWPIMQDEILRNNKLIQNPGW, encoded by the coding sequence ATGAAAAAGACGCTCCTGGCCACCGTTTCGGCCTTGCTGCTATGCACCTCCTGCAATAAATACCTGGATGTGATACCCGACAACGTGGCCACGCTCGATCATGCTTTCCGCGACCGCGTAGGCACCCAGAGGTTCCTGGCCACCTGCTATTCCAAAATCCCCCGCGTGGGAACCCTCAACGAAATCGGGTTCATGGGCGGCGACGACCTGTGGTTCCATCCAGACATCGATAACAAGATCCAGTACGCCTATTCCCTGGCCCTGGAAGGCAATAACAACCAACGCCCGTACTTCAGCAACTGGCACGGTATCGAAGCCGGACTGGCGCTCTGGCAGGCCATCCGCGATTGCAATACCTTCCTCGCCAATGCGCATAAAGCCCGCGATCTCGACGGGTTCGAGCTGAAGCAATGGTTGGCGGAAGTGAAAACGCTAAAGGCTTTTTACCACTTCTACCTGATGAAACAATACGGGCCTATCCCCGTCATGCGCGACAATCTCCCCATTTCCGCCGCGCCGGAAGAAGTACTGGTATACCGCCAGCCGGTAGACGATGTGGTAAACTACATTGTGCAACTGTTGGACGAAGCCGCGCCCGATCTGCCCCTGGAAGTCGCCAACGAAGTAACGGAAGAAGGACGGATCACGCGACCCGCCGCACTGGCGATTAAAGCCCAGGTACTGGTTACCGCCGCCAGTCCGCTTTTTAATGGTAATCCGGATTATACGGGGATGACTGACGATCGCGGGGTGAAGCTTTTCAGCGCCACGTTCGACCCCGCCAAATGGTTGCGGGCGGCGGAAGCCTGCAAAAACGCGATTGATACCTGCCATGAAGCCGGCATCCAGCTGTATGAATTCAACAATCCTTCCCTGCAGATCAGCGATTCCACTAAACTCGTATTGCTGCCGGGGCAGATCGTGACGGATAAATACAACCGCGAGCGCATTTGGTCGCTGTCGTCGTTCGTTAGTTCCCAGCTGGAATTGGCCACCATTCCGCGGCTCCACGGCGATCATGAGAACGTGGTGTTCCAGCGGCTGGTACCAACGCTGAAGATCGCGGAAATGTTCTACTCCAGCAATGGCGTTCCCATCAATGAAGATCCCCATTACAAATACAATGAAAGGTATGAACTGGCCGTCACGCCGCAGGATCACCAATATTACATGCAGCCCGGATTCGTGACCGCCAATCTCCATCTGAACCGCGAGCCCCGCTTCTACGGCAGCATCGCCGTAGACGGCGGGTGGTGGTTCGGGTTGGGACGGCTCGACGACAAGCAGCAATGGCCGCTGAATTTCCGCCTCGGTTCCATGACCGGCGGCCGCATCGGAACGGCGCGCTACTCTGTCACCACTTTCTACATCAAGAAACTTTGCAACTATTATTCCACCTATAACGGGAAAACCTTCGTTGGTAAGCGCTTCGACTTTCCGCTGATCCGCCTGGCCGACCTGTACCTCATGTACGCCGAGGCGCTAAATGAAACGCTGGCGGCTCCCAGCCAGGATGTATTCTATTACATCGACCTGGTGCGCCGCCGTGCCGGTCTTCAGGGCGTCGCCGAATCCTGGACGCAGCATTCCATCTTCCCCGGAAAATTCCAGAACAAGGACGGCATGCGGGAGATCATCCACCAGGAACGGAACATCGAACTGGCGTTTGAAGGGCACCGCTTCTGGGACCTCCGCCGATGGAAAAAAGCCATCTCCAGCTACAATCAGCCGATCATGGGATGGAACACGGAAGGCGTAACGGCCCAGGACTTCTATCAACCCGTTACCTGGAACCGCAAACCCTACGGGCTCAGGGATATCCTCTGGCCCATCATGCAGGACGAAATCCTCCGAAACAACAAGCTCATTCAAAACCCGGGTTGGTAA
- a CDS encoding TonB-dependent receptor, with the protein MILAILLPGLPGRAQAPGAQVTVKGVITDEDGGPLPGVTVTIAGSTKGVIADENGRYTIDAPPAGTLVFTFIGMEILQVPVNARAQINVTLKRKKDTFDEVQVVAFATQKKESVVGAITTIKPSELKVPSSNLTTALAGRIAGMVAYQRSGEPGQDNADFFIRGVTSFGYSNRPLILVDGVEVPASELARMQVDDIASFSIMKDASATSLYGARGANGVILITTKEGKEGKALITARIENSISSPTKEVELADPVTYMEFANEAVTTRNPNALKPYSQEKIANTRAGLHPVLYPATDWKQMLLKDRVVNHRANLNVSGGGKVARYYVAATFNKDNGLLKVDNRNNFNNNINLKTYGLRSNVNINLTKTTEALVRLNTTWSDYTGPIKGGADVYRQIMRTNPVLYPAFYQPDAQHMTTEHILFGNYDAGQFSNPYADMMKGYRDYTNAMTLAQFEIKQDLSFIAKGLKLSGMYNTTRYNYYTVSRNYNPFFYAVSSYDKQSGDYTLAALNPEAGTEYLGYSEGDKDVSSENYFQGILSYEHHFNSRNTLNGMLVYTMLNKLQANAGTLQNSLPHRNMGLAGRFTYALAEKYFVEANFGYNGSERFYKSHRFGFFPSIGGAWYVSREPFWERFSKTISNLKLRGTYGLVGNDAIGSSAERFFFLSEVNMNSAPHSYLFGSEFTNTITGIAETRYENRNISWETAKKLNLSAEIGLFGFINIIADVYRESRSGILMTRSHIPNTMGLLTLPKANVGAATSRGFDLSLEMNKQFSKQFYLSGRANFTYATSEFTTYEEPDYRHAPWKSRIGHSLGQSWGYVAERLFVDDKEVLNSPFQAGQVMGGDIKYKDINGDGKIDALDQVPIGFPTTPEVVYGFGMSAGYRNFDLSCFIQGLARESFWIDANATAPFIGAEGSSNQLLKVYADDHWSEENRNIRALWPRLSNTANTNNSARSTWFMRDGSFLRLKQLELGYSVPAALMKRAGIEKLRVYANGANLFSFSKFKLWDPEMAGEGLGYPLQRIINFGIQCSL; encoded by the coding sequence TTGATACTGGCAATCCTGCTGCCGGGGCTGCCCGGCAGGGCGCAGGCTCCCGGTGCGCAGGTCACCGTTAAGGGCGTTATTACCGACGAAGACGGCGGGCCGTTGCCAGGGGTGACCGTTACTATCGCGGGCAGCACCAAAGGCGTGATCGCCGACGAAAACGGAAGATATACCATCGATGCACCGCCTGCCGGCACGTTGGTTTTTACGTTCATCGGGATGGAGATTCTGCAGGTACCGGTGAACGCCCGCGCCCAGATCAACGTTACCCTGAAACGGAAGAAAGACACCTTCGATGAAGTACAGGTGGTAGCCTTCGCCACGCAGAAAAAGGAAAGCGTGGTGGGCGCCATCACCACCATCAAGCCTTCCGAGCTAAAAGTGCCTTCCAGTAACCTCACCACCGCGCTGGCCGGGCGTATCGCGGGGATGGTTGCATACCAGCGAAGCGGTGAACCGGGGCAGGATAACGCGGATTTCTTCATCCGCGGCGTCACCAGCTTCGGGTACTCCAACCGCCCGCTGATATTGGTCGACGGTGTGGAAGTGCCCGCCTCGGAACTGGCGCGCATGCAGGTGGATGACATCGCCAGCTTTTCGATTATGAAAGATGCCTCCGCCACCTCGCTCTACGGCGCCCGAGGTGCCAACGGGGTGATCCTCATCACCACCAAAGAAGGTAAGGAGGGGAAAGCCCTTATCACCGCGCGCATCGAAAATTCCATATCCAGCCCAACAAAAGAAGTGGAACTGGCGGACCCGGTTACTTACATGGAATTCGCCAACGAAGCCGTTACCACCCGCAATCCCAACGCGCTCAAACCCTACTCACAGGAAAAAATCGCCAACACCAGGGCCGGGCTGCACCCCGTGCTCTACCCGGCTACAGACTGGAAGCAGATGCTGCTGAAAGACCGTGTCGTGAATCACCGCGCCAACCTCAACGTTTCCGGCGGCGGCAAGGTAGCGCGGTATTACGTGGCGGCCACTTTCAATAAAGATAACGGCCTGCTTAAAGTGGACAACCGCAATAACTTCAATAACAATATCAACCTCAAAACCTACGGCCTCCGGTCCAACGTCAACATCAACCTGACCAAAACCACCGAAGCCCTGGTGCGCCTGAATACCACCTGGTCCGATTACACGGGGCCCATCAAAGGCGGCGCCGACGTATACCGGCAGATCATGCGGACCAATCCCGTGTTGTATCCCGCCTTTTACCAGCCGGACGCGCAACATATGACCACGGAGCATATCCTGTTCGGCAACTATGACGCGGGGCAGTTCAGCAATCCTTACGCGGATATGATGAAAGGGTACCGCGACTATACCAACGCCATGACCCTGGCGCAGTTCGAGATCAAACAAGATCTGAGTTTTATCGCAAAAGGCCTGAAGCTGAGCGGTATGTACAATACCACGCGGTACAATTACTACACCGTTTCCCGCAATTACAATCCTTTCTTCTATGCTGTTTCCAGCTACGACAAGCAATCCGGCGATTATACGCTGGCGGCGCTCAATCCCGAAGCCGGGACGGAATACCTGGGTTATTCGGAAGGGGATAAGGATGTTTCTTCCGAAAACTATTTCCAGGGAATCCTTAGCTACGAGCATCATTTCAATTCCCGCAACACGTTGAACGGGATGCTGGTGTATACGATGCTGAATAAGCTGCAGGCCAACGCCGGCACGCTCCAGAATTCGCTGCCGCACCGCAACATGGGGCTGGCAGGGCGTTTTACGTATGCCCTGGCGGAGAAGTACTTTGTGGAAGCCAACTTTGGTTATAACGGATCGGAGCGGTTTTACAAAAGCCACCGTTTCGGGTTCTTCCCGAGCATCGGCGGCGCCTGGTACGTATCACGTGAGCCTTTCTGGGAGCGCTTCTCCAAAACGATCTCAAACCTCAAGCTGCGCGGTACGTACGGCCTGGTAGGTAATGATGCGATCGGTAGTTCCGCCGAGCGTTTCTTCTTCCTGTCGGAAGTGAATATGAACAGCGCGCCGCATAGTTATCTTTTCGGTTCTGAATTCACCAATACGATCACCGGTATCGCAGAAACGCGCTATGAGAACCGCAACATCAGCTGGGAAACGGCGAAGAAACTCAACCTCAGCGCGGAAATCGGGCTGTTCGGTTTTATTAATATCATTGCGGACGTCTACCGCGAAAGCCGCTCCGGCATACTCATGACCCGTTCGCATATCCCGAATACGATGGGCCTGCTCACCTTGCCGAAAGCCAACGTAGGCGCGGCTACCAGCAGAGGTTTTGATTTATCACTGGAAATGAATAAACAGTTCTCCAAGCAATTCTATCTCTCCGGACGGGCCAATTTCACGTACGCAACGAGCGAATTCACCACCTATGAGGAACCGGATTACCGGCATGCACCCTGGAAATCCCGTATCGGGCATTCCCTGGGGCAGTCGTGGGGGTATGTGGCGGAGCGGTTGTTTGTAGACGACAAGGAAGTACTTAACTCGCCTTTCCAGGCGGGCCAGGTGATGGGCGGCGATATCAAATACAAGGATATCAACGGTGACGGCAAGATCGACGCCCTCGACCAGGTGCCTATCGGTTTCCCTACCACGCCTGAAGTCGTGTACGGGTTCGGGATGTCGGCCGGTTACCGCAACTTCGACTTGTCGTGCTTCATCCAGGGTCTTGCGCGGGAATCGTTCTGGATAGACGCGAACGCCACGGCGCCATTCATCGGTGCGGAAGGCAGTTCCAACCAGTTATTGAAAGTATATGCCGATGATCACTGGTCGGAGGAAAACCGCAACATCCGCGCGCTCTGGCCGCGCCTGTCGAACACCGCCAATACGAACAACAGCGCGCGAAGCACCTGGTTCATGCGCGACGGTTCCTTCCTTCGCCTGAAGCAACTGGAGCTGGGATATAGCGTCCCCGCGGCCTTGATGAAACGCGCCGGCATCGAAAAACTACGTGTTTACGCCAATGGCGCCAATCTTTTCAGCTTTAGCAAATTCAAGCTCTGGGATCCGGAAATGGCCGGCGAAGGTCTGGGCTATCCCCTGCAACGCATCATTAACTTCGGAATTCAATGTTCTTTATGA
- a CDS encoding SDR family oxidoreductase: MMKDNFLQLEGQWIWVFGGAGYLGQAVVAQLTRAGAKILCVDLDNRAASVQLPDQPQAVVIAASLDVANVDEIPAFVKDHVARYGVPAGMVNLTYASTAKAMEDLSAEDFDKVNHGGLTAGFILAREVGNLMREKGKGSIVLFSSIYGMMSPKAEVYHAPMNKNPIEYGVGKAGIIHMTKYLAVHWAGSNVRCNCISPGPFPNPTVQAQHPEFIARLAGQSPMNRIGMAAEIAGPVAFLLSDAASYITGHNLVVDGAWGCW; encoded by the coding sequence ATGATGAAAGATAATTTTCTTCAACTGGAAGGACAGTGGATCTGGGTATTCGGTGGTGCGGGATACCTGGGACAGGCCGTGGTAGCGCAACTCACGCGGGCCGGCGCGAAAATATTATGCGTTGATCTAGACAATCGCGCCGCGTCGGTTCAACTGCCGGACCAACCGCAGGCGGTTGTAATTGCCGCTTCGCTGGATGTGGCAAATGTGGATGAAATTCCCGCGTTCGTGAAGGACCATGTTGCGCGTTACGGCGTCCCCGCGGGTATGGTGAACCTGACTTACGCCTCCACCGCCAAAGCGATGGAAGATCTTTCCGCGGAAGATTTTGACAAAGTGAATCATGGCGGGCTCACGGCAGGTTTCATCCTGGCGCGGGAGGTGGGCAACCTGATGCGGGAGAAGGGGAAAGGCAGCATCGTATTGTTTTCCAGCATTTACGGGATGATGTCTCCCAAAGCCGAGGTGTACCACGCGCCGATGAACAAGAACCCGATCGAATACGGCGTCGGCAAAGCCGGCATCATCCATATGACAAAATACCTGGCCGTACATTGGGCAGGCAGCAACGTGCGGTGCAACTGCATTTCTCCCGGGCCTTTCCCGAATCCAACGGTGCAGGCGCAGCATCCGGAATTTATAGCGCGTTTGGCGGGGCAGTCGCCGATGAACCGCATTGGCATGGCGGCGGAAATCGCCGGTCCTGTTGCTTTCCTGCTGTCAGACGCCGCGTCTTACATCACCGGTCATAACCTGGTGGTGGATGGGGCATGGGGTTGCTGGTAA